TCcaagaaaataaacacaaaGTTTTTTGATGATGATAAACCTGAAATACAAcagcttaaattaaaatattataagtaagtattattaaatttaaatttttaaatatttattgtttatcattaattcattttgCAGATTAATGATTGAGCTGGGTGAACATGATGGTTTGTACTTAGATATTTGCCGCCACTATAGAGCTATTCAAGTCACTCCTGAGATTAGTGCTGATGAAACAAAATGCAATGCTGCTTTgcaaaatgcaatattatacctCATATTAGCTCCATATGATAATCATCAGTCTGATTTAACTCACCGAATTCTTGAAGATGAAACTTTACAAAAAATACCTAAGTAcaagtaggtatttttatacttaatgtatatatcataTCTATGTccctattgttttaattttgttattatgtcTAATAGATCATTTTTGCAACTATTTACAACCATGGAATTAATTCAATGGAAAGAATTGAGCAAGGATTATGAAAGTGAATTGAAATCTGGGTCTACGGCTACAGATGTATTTTCAGAGGGCActgaaaaaggaaaaaaacgtTGGGCCGATCTTAAAAATAGAGTTGCTGAACATGTATGTATTCAAATCCGTGtttaagtgtaatataaattttatattaatatttatagtccCTCTCACTAATTATTgcttatagaaaattataattgttacttttatttatttttatgtatagaatGTACGTGTTATGGCCAAGTATTATTCAAGAATCAGAGTTATTCGAATGGCTCAGTTATTAGATATGACTTTAGAGGTTAGATGAATGATattcttcattattttaaattcaaatcattTTGCCatactaaataactaaatatttgttttaggaCACCGAACAATTGTTATCTAATATGGTCGTAGATAAATCTGTAAAAGCAAAAATTGATCGTCCTTCAGGTGTGGTTGAGTTTTCAGTTGCCAAATCTGTTAACGAAGTATTGAATGAATGGTCATTTGGACTCAATGACCTCATGAAGcttgtaaataatactacTCATCTCATCAACAAAGAACAGATGGTTCATAAACATTTACtgtctcattaaaaaaataattaacattttgtaaatttccccaaaaacacaaatttaataataatttaattgttatattaattacgatttattatactcatcCAAAAGTTTTTTGCTCGTTTTCAGTTTAATAGATTGAAtgagtataaacaatttttattttttacaataactatacacattaaacaTTGATAGGGGCGAATAAGgagaaaaatacatattaatgagtgaaaaaaaaattgtgaatattataggaataaattcaatataatataatataattaaattaataagtgcTTGTTATGTCTAAGTACGGCtggctttaaattattttgttgtttataatcCTGCAATAATTATTCTAGGATCCTCGATGG
The DNA window shown above is from Aphis gossypii isolate Hap1 chromosome 2, ASM2018417v2, whole genome shotgun sequence and carries:
- the LOC114130771 gene encoding 26S proteasome non-ATPase regulatory subunit 12 translates to MMDNLEPLTTDGGRIVKMEVDYSATCDEKIAIAESLAASGKLQEALDTLLMLEKQTRTGCDMASTSRVLVAIVKLCFQAKEWALLNEHIVMLTKRRSQLKLAVAAMVRECCTFIDQTPDKETKLKLIESLRNVTEGKIYVEVERARLTQKLAQIKEDEGDVTGAANIIQELQVETYGSMKKQEKVELILEQMRLCLAKKDYIRTQIISKKINTKFFDDDKPEIQQLKLKYYKLMIELGEHDGLYLDICRHYRAIQVTPEISADETKCNAALQNAILYLILAPYDNHQSDLTHRILEDETLQKIPKYKSFLQLFTTMELIQWKELSKDYESELKSGSTATDVFSEGTEKGKKRWADLKNRVAEHNVRVMAKYYSRIRVIRMAQLLDMTLEDTEQLLSNMVVDKSVKAKIDRPSGVVEFSVAKSVNEVLNEWSFGLNDLMKLVNNTTHLINKEQMVHKHLLSH